A DNA window from Bradyrhizobium barranii subsp. barranii contains the following coding sequences:
- the murJ gene encoding murein biosynthesis integral membrane protein MurJ: MLGRIFTVGGYTLLSRLTGFARDIMLAAILGAGPVADAFFVALRLPNHFRAIFAEGAFNAAWVPAYAHVHGERGEGAAKLFADRIFTLLLASQVVLLIVAWLFMPQAMSILAPGFSEDAEQRKLAIELTRITFPYLLLITLVTLYGGMLNVMQRFASAAAASIFLNISMMMTLALAAWFPSAGHAAAWGVLISGFLQYFLLAGDLARHGGLPRFAPLKLDEDVRSFFKALGPATLGSMGTQVALFADTIIATFLPAGALSALYYADRLNQLPIGVIGIAIGTVLLPEMSRRITANDHDGAMKAQRRAFDFTLLFSIPFVAAFITVPDAIMRALFARGAFSKADAAAAGATLAAYAIGLIPFVLIRSAVATFYARKDTATPVRASLTGIAVNVALKVALMGSLAQIGLALATAVGVWTNLLLVLFFAVRRGFLVLDRAWLLSLAKFLLTGLILAATFWLIARFSGSMLGSMHFRDELMLVLLAVGGTIVYALAILILFGRSWLVSLVRG; encoded by the coding sequence ATGCTCGGACGCATCTTCACGGTTGGTGGTTACACGCTGCTCTCGCGGCTGACGGGATTTGCCCGCGACATCATGCTCGCGGCGATCCTGGGCGCCGGCCCCGTGGCCGACGCCTTTTTCGTGGCGCTGCGGCTGCCTAATCATTTCCGCGCGATCTTCGCCGAGGGCGCCTTCAACGCCGCCTGGGTGCCCGCCTATGCGCATGTCCATGGCGAGCGCGGGGAGGGGGCGGCAAAATTGTTCGCCGACCGCATCTTCACGCTGCTGCTGGCATCGCAGGTGGTGCTGCTGATCGTCGCCTGGCTGTTCATGCCGCAGGCCATGAGCATTCTGGCGCCCGGCTTTTCCGAGGACGCCGAGCAGCGCAAGCTCGCGATCGAGCTGACCCGGATCACCTTTCCCTATCTGCTGCTGATCACGCTGGTGACGCTCTATGGCGGCATGCTCAACGTGATGCAGCGCTTTGCCAGTGCCGCGGCGGCATCGATCTTCCTCAACATCTCCATGATGATGACGCTGGCGCTCGCCGCCTGGTTTCCCAGCGCGGGCCACGCCGCCGCCTGGGGCGTCCTGATTTCCGGTTTCCTGCAATATTTCCTGCTCGCGGGCGATCTCGCGCGCCATGGCGGCCTGCCGCGCTTTGCGCCGCTGAAGCTCGACGAAGACGTCCGCAGCTTCTTCAAGGCGCTTGGGCCGGCGACGCTGGGATCGATGGGCACGCAGGTCGCGCTGTTCGCCGACACCATCATCGCGACCTTTCTGCCGGCAGGCGCGCTGTCCGCGCTCTATTATGCCGACCGCCTCAACCAGCTGCCGATCGGTGTGATCGGCATCGCGATCGGCACGGTTCTGCTGCCGGAGATGTCGCGGCGGATCACCGCCAACGATCATGACGGTGCGATGAAGGCGCAGCGCCGCGCCTTCGATTTCACGCTGCTGTTCTCGATCCCATTCGTGGCGGCCTTCATCACTGTGCCCGACGCGATCATGCGTGCGCTGTTCGCCCGTGGCGCGTTCTCGAAGGCCGATGCCGCCGCCGCCGGCGCCACGCTCGCGGCCTATGCCATCGGCCTGATCCCCTTCGTGCTGATCCGCAGCGCAGTCGCGACCTTCTATGCCCGCAAGGACACCGCCACGCCAGTGCGCGCCTCGCTGACCGGCATCGCGGTCAACGTCGCCCTGAAGGTGGCCTTGATGGGATCGCTCGCCCAGATCGGCCTGGCGCTCGCAACCGCCGTCGGTGTCTGGACCAATCTGCTGCTGGTGCTGTTCTTCGCCGTGCGGCGCGGCTTTCTCGTGCTGGACCGCGCCTGGCTGTTGTCGCTCGCCAAATTCCTGCTGACCGGACTGATCCTCGCCGCCACGTTCTGGCTGATCGCGCGCTTCAGCGGTTCTATGCTGGGCTCGATGCACTTCCGCGATGAGCTGATGCTGGTGCTGCTGGCCGTCGGAGGCACCATCGTCTACGCGCTCGCGATCCTCATCCTGTTCGGCCGCAGCTGGTTGGTCTCGCTGGTGCGTGGCTAG
- a CDS encoding DegT/DnrJ/EryC1/StrS family aminotransferase has product MNQHLRSEPIPFVDVASQRRRLGASLDAAVKRVLDHCQFVNGPEVAELEKQLAAYSGAKHVIGCASGTDAILMVMMAKNVGPGDAVLCPSFTFIATASPVARTGATPVYVDVDEATFNMSPESLKRGIATARKAGLKPVAVIPVDLFGQPADHDSIAEIARAEDLFVLDDAAQGFGASYKGRKLGTFGLATATSFFPAKPLGCFGDGGAIFTDDDELAATLRSIRVHGQGVDKYDNVRLGLTGRLDTMQAAILIEKLKIFDDEIAARNKVAERYARGLSNVVTVPRLAPGNTSVWAQYTIRLPEGTDRDGFAAALKAQGVPTAIYYGKSMHQQTAYKQYPVADGGLPGCENLSQDVISLPMHAYLTEADQERIIAAVRGAIAG; this is encoded by the coding sequence GCGCGTCCTCGACCATTGCCAGTTCGTCAATGGTCCTGAAGTCGCCGAGCTCGAGAAGCAGCTTGCGGCCTATAGCGGCGCCAAGCACGTGATCGGCTGCGCCAGCGGCACCGATGCGATCCTGATGGTCATGATGGCGAAGAATGTCGGCCCCGGCGATGCCGTGCTGTGCCCGTCCTTCACCTTCATCGCAACCGCGTCGCCGGTGGCGCGCACCGGCGCGACGCCTGTTTACGTCGATGTCGATGAAGCCACCTTCAACATGAGCCCGGAGTCGCTCAAGCGCGGCATCGCGACCGCCCGCAAGGCCGGCCTGAAGCCGGTCGCGGTGATTCCGGTCGATTTGTTCGGCCAGCCCGCCGACCACGATTCCATCGCCGAGATCGCCAGGGCCGAAGACCTGTTCGTGCTGGATGACGCAGCCCAAGGGTTTGGTGCGAGCTACAAGGGCCGCAAGCTCGGCACCTTCGGGCTCGCCACCGCGACCAGCTTCTTCCCGGCCAAACCGCTCGGCTGCTTCGGCGACGGCGGCGCGATCTTCACCGATGACGACGAGCTCGCCGCGACGCTGCGCAGCATCCGCGTGCACGGGCAGGGCGTGGACAAATACGACAACGTCCGCCTCGGCCTGACCGGCCGGCTCGACACCATGCAGGCCGCGATCCTGATCGAGAAGCTGAAGATTTTTGACGACGAGATCGCCGCCCGCAACAAGGTTGCGGAGCGTTACGCGCGTGGCCTGTCCAACGTCGTCACCGTGCCGCGGCTTGCGCCGGGCAATACCTCGGTCTGGGCGCAGTACACGATCCGTCTCCCTGAGGGCACCGACCGCGACGGCTTCGCCGCCGCGCTGAAGGCCCAGGGCGTGCCGACCGCGATCTATTACGGCAAGTCGATGCACCAGCAGACCGCCTACAAGCAGTATCCGGTCGCCGACGGCGGCCTGCCGGGCTGCGAGAACCTGTCGCAGGACGTCATCAGCCTGCCGATGCACGCCTACCTGACGGAAGCCGACCAGGAGCGAATCATCGCCGCAGTGCGCGGCGCGATCGCGGGCTGA
- a CDS encoding c-type cytochrome, which translates to MKRVLVVGGALLLGMGAVWAQQDSVKEVQTLMKGNGKNAGAVAAIVKGEKPYDQATVDSALAQFADTAKKLPNLFPASAKGQKPEGDYSASPKIWEDKAGFDAKIASFAKVVGEAKGKIKDLDSLKATFPAVGKECGGCHETFRVKNS; encoded by the coding sequence ATGAAGCGAGTGTTGGTTGTTGGGGGCGCGCTGCTGCTCGGCATGGGCGCGGTTTGGGCCCAGCAGGACTCCGTCAAGGAGGTCCAGACCCTCATGAAGGGCAACGGCAAGAACGCCGGCGCGGTTGCGGCGATCGTCAAGGGCGAGAAGCCTTACGACCAGGCCACGGTGGATAGCGCGCTGGCGCAGTTCGCGGATACCGCCAAGAAGCTGCCGAACCTGTTCCCGGCGAGCGCAAAGGGCCAGAAGCCCGAGGGCGACTACAGCGCCTCGCCGAAGATCTGGGAGGACAAGGCCGGCTTCGACGCCAAGATCGCAAGCTTCGCCAAGGTCGTCGGCGAGGCCAAGGGCAAGATCAAGGACCTGGATTCGCTCAAGGCGACTTTTCCCGCGGTCGGCAAGGAATGCGGCGGCTGTCACGAGACCTTTCGTGTGAAGAACAGCTGA
- a CDS encoding DUF1127 domain-containing protein, producing MPPQQTNSASEIERDAARLRLDLSIVLRLIKRYWLAFQERRPRPGLGLQDLSDRELMDIGLTRSEIDYISPERAIDTLRDRATDLWRRGVNR from the coding sequence ATGCCACCCCAACAGACGAACAGCGCATCCGAGATTGAGCGCGATGCCGCGAGGCTTCGCCTCGACCTCTCCATCGTCTTGAGACTGATCAAGCGATACTGGCTTGCGTTTCAGGAGCGGCGGCCGCGCCCAGGGCTCGGATTGCAGGACCTGAGTGACAGGGAGCTGATGGATATCGGCTTGACGCGTAGCGAGATCGACTACATCTCGCCTGAACGCGCTATCGATACGCTGAGAGATCGCGCCACGGATCTTTGGAGGCGGGGCGTGAATAGGTGA
- a CDS encoding DUF1127 domain-containing protein — protein sequence MTLIQGTMWPERASISSRHVRSLIRKYWDVFQARRDRQRLRGTLSGLSDRELMDIGTTRGEIDYVASSRDIDPRDIVSHSRGA from the coding sequence ATGACCCTGATCCAAGGTACAATGTGGCCGGAACGGGCGTCCATATCGTCCCGGCATGTCCGCAGCCTGATCCGGAAGTACTGGGATGTCTTTCAGGCACGTCGCGATCGCCAGAGATTGCGCGGCACGTTGTCCGGCTTGAGTGACCGGGAGTTGATGGACATCGGCACGACGCGCGGCGAGATCGACTACGTTGCCTCCAGCCGCGATATCGACCCGCGAGACATCGTGAGCCATTCGCGCGGAGCGTAA
- a CDS encoding cystathionine gamma-synthase family protein, giving the protein MVKPFPSKTHIGNHMLHPETLMLTYGYDPQLSEGAIKPPVFLTSTFVFKTADDGQDFFDFVAGRREPPEGMGAGLVYSRFNHPNSEIVEDRLAIYERTESCALFSSGMAAIATTILAFVRPGDVILHSQPLYGGTETLLTNTLARLSIGAVGFADGVDEAAVSQASEEAMRKGRVSMILIETPANPTNGLVDVAMMRRVADAIGKTQGHIPIIACDNTLLGPVFQRPIEHGADISLYSLTKYVGGHSDLIAGAALGAKAIVKGIKALRGAIGTQLDPHSCWMINRSLETLSLRMEKADSNARLVADYLRDHPKVAKVHYLGHLEEASPAGMVFARQCLGAGSTFSFDIVGGKDAAVKFLNALQILKLAVSLGGTESLASLPATMTHSGVPADIRRKIGVLDSTIRLSIGIENPTDLIADLAQALNAA; this is encoded by the coding sequence ATGGTCAAACCGTTCCCGTCGAAGACGCACATCGGCAACCATATGCTGCATCCTGAAACGCTGATGCTGACCTATGGCTACGATCCGCAATTGTCGGAAGGCGCCATCAAGCCGCCGGTGTTCCTGACCTCCACCTTCGTGTTCAAGACGGCCGACGACGGGCAGGACTTCTTCGATTTCGTCGCCGGCCGGCGCGAGCCGCCGGAAGGGATGGGCGCGGGGCTGGTCTATTCGCGCTTCAATCACCCAAACAGCGAAATCGTCGAGGACAGGCTCGCGATCTACGAGCGCACCGAGAGCTGCGCGCTGTTCTCATCCGGCATGGCGGCGATTGCAACCACGATCCTGGCGTTCGTCCGCCCCGGCGATGTCATCCTGCACTCCCAACCGCTCTATGGCGGGACGGAAACCCTGCTGACGAACACGCTTGCGCGCCTGTCGATCGGCGCCGTCGGCTTCGCCGATGGCGTTGATGAAGCGGCGGTCAGCCAGGCCTCGGAGGAGGCCATGCGCAAGGGCCGGGTCTCGATGATTCTGATCGAAACTCCGGCCAACCCGACCAACGGGCTGGTCGACGTCGCGATGATGCGCCGTGTCGCCGACGCCATCGGCAAGACCCAGGGACACATTCCGATCATCGCCTGCGACAATACGCTGCTCGGACCGGTGTTTCAGCGGCCGATCGAGCATGGTGCGGACATTTCCCTGTACTCGCTCACGAAATATGTCGGCGGTCATTCGGACCTGATCGCGGGTGCCGCGCTCGGCGCGAAGGCGATCGTGAAGGGCATCAAAGCGCTCCGGGGCGCGATCGGCACCCAGCTCGATCCGCATTCCTGCTGGATGATCAACCGCTCGCTCGAGACGCTGAGCCTGCGCATGGAAAAGGCTGACAGCAACGCGCGCCTCGTGGCGGATTATTTGCGCGATCACCCCAAGGTGGCCAAGGTTCACTATCTCGGCCATCTCGAAGAGGCTTCGCCGGCCGGAATGGTGTTCGCGCGGCAATGCCTGGGGGCGGGCTCCACCTTCTCGTTCGACATCGTCGGCGGCAAGGACGCGGCGGTGAAATTCCTCAACGCGCTGCAAATCCTCAAGCTGGCGGTGAGTCTCGGTGGAACGGAGTCGCTTGCGAGCCTGCCCGCAACCATGACTCATTCCGGCGTTCCCGCCGACATCCGCCGGAAAATCGGTGTGCTCGATTCCACGATCCGGCTGTCGATCGGCATCGAAAACCCGACGGACCTGATCGCCGATCTCGCGCAGGCGCTGAACGCGGCTTGA
- a CDS encoding NADP-dependent oxidoreductase, translating into MKAIVVTEQAAGTAGMKLVRRPEPQAAINDVVVQVHASRFIPTELAWPSSWADRLDRNRTPSIPGHELAGVVSALGYGTTGLSVGQRVFGLADWYRDGTLAEYVAIEARNLAPLPGDVDFTVGASLPISGLTAWQGLFQHGRLQAGQSVLAHGAAGAVGSMVTQLARAAGAYVIGSGRAADRQTVLDLGAKEFVDLDNDALEDIGEVDLVFDVIGGDIQKRSTGLIRAGGTLVSIVGPAEAPPSNGLAIDFVVEADRAQLSEIVEWVRDGRLRTNIGNVSTLDDAVAALNSTERRKGNTIIRVRP; encoded by the coding sequence ATGAAGGCGATCGTTGTAACGGAGCAAGCCGCGGGAACGGCCGGTATGAAGCTGGTGCGCCGGCCCGAGCCGCAGGCAGCGATAAACGATGTCGTCGTCCAGGTTCATGCGTCGAGATTTATCCCGACTGAGCTTGCGTGGCCCTCGAGCTGGGCCGATCGCCTTGATCGCAACCGAACGCCATCGATCCCTGGGCACGAGCTGGCCGGAGTGGTCTCTGCCCTTGGATATGGAACGACGGGGCTGTCGGTGGGACAACGGGTGTTCGGCCTCGCGGACTGGTATCGCGACGGCACGCTGGCCGAGTACGTGGCAATCGAGGCGCGCAACCTTGCGCCGCTGCCGGGCGACGTCGACTTTACCGTGGGCGCGAGCCTGCCGATCTCCGGCCTCACCGCGTGGCAAGGGCTGTTCCAGCACGGTCGCCTTCAGGCGGGGCAGAGCGTGCTGGCACACGGGGCGGCAGGCGCAGTCGGGTCTATGGTGACGCAACTCGCACGAGCGGCCGGAGCTTACGTCATCGGCTCCGGACGTGCCGCCGATCGTCAGACAGTGCTCGACCTCGGCGCGAAGGAGTTCGTCGACCTCGACAACGACGCACTGGAGGACATCGGCGAAGTCGATCTGGTGTTCGATGTCATCGGTGGTGACATCCAGAAGCGGTCCACAGGACTCATTCGAGCCGGGGGAACACTGGTGTCCATCGTCGGTCCGGCGGAGGCGCCGCCTTCCAACGGGCTGGCGATCGACTTCGTCGTCGAGGCTGATCGTGCCCAACTGAGTGAGATCGTCGAGTGGGTGCGGGACGGACGACTGCGGACTAACATCGGCAACGTCTCGACCCTCGACGATGCCGTCGCCGCCTTAAATTCGACCGAGCGACGTAAGGGAAATACGATTATCCGCGTTCGTCCCTAA
- a CDS encoding xanthine dehydrogenase family protein molybdopterin-binding subunit — protein MAAPIKFGVGQSVLRKEDDALIRGKGQYTDDYAPQAALRCLMLRSPHAHAKYTIDASRARTLPGVALILTADDVKDLGNLPCLFNLETDPFTGPPYPILAKDEVRHVGDSIAFVVAETIDQARDAIEAIEVKWSPLPAVTGVVNAVKKGAPQVWPDKAGNVLFDVSIGDKAATEAAFAKAHAVAEINIVNPRVVASFMEARAAVCEYDAKRDHLTLTVGSQGSHRLRDILCQNVLNIPTEKMRVICPDVGGGFGTKLFPYREYALMAVAARQLKKAVKWAADRTEHFMGDAQGRDNVTTAKMALAEDGKFLAMDCDLMGDMGAYLSTFGPYIPHGGAGMLPGLYDIQAFHCRVRTIFTNSVPVDAYRGAGRPEAAYVIERLVDACARKLDMTPDAIRRKNFIPPKALPYKTATGKVYDSGDFAAHLKRAMEIGEWKEFPKRAKAAKKNGLIRGMGLASYVEICGVMGEETANVRLDPNGDVTVLIGTQSSGQGHQTAYAQIVAEQFGLPPERVHVRQGDTDEIATGLGTGGSASIPSGGVSVERATRELGQKLKEIAAQALEASAGDLELSEGVVRIAGTDRSMSFADLAKRGSADPSKLNGSATFASADGTYPNGTHLAEVEIDPATGIIKIVNYVIVDDFGKTLNPLLLAGQVHGGAMQGIGQALMEQVVYGATDGQLITATFMDYALPRAADGPDFVFETSNVPCTTNPLGVKGAGEAGAIGSCPAVVNAIVDGLWREYKIDHIDMPATPERVWIAVNEHHRRHSL, from the coding sequence ATGGCGGCTCCCATCAAGTTCGGCGTTGGCCAAAGCGTGCTGCGCAAGGAGGATGACGCGCTCATCCGCGGCAAGGGCCAATATACCGATGATTATGCGCCGCAGGCCGCGCTTCGCTGCCTGATGCTGCGCTCGCCGCACGCGCATGCCAAGTACACCATCGATGCGAGCCGGGCCCGTACGCTGCCGGGCGTTGCGCTGATCCTGACCGCCGATGATGTGAAGGATCTCGGCAATCTGCCCTGCCTGTTCAATCTCGAGACCGATCCCTTCACCGGCCCGCCTTACCCGATCCTCGCCAAGGACGAGGTGCGCCATGTCGGCGATTCCATCGCCTTCGTGGTCGCCGAGACCATCGACCAGGCGCGCGACGCGATCGAGGCGATCGAGGTCAAATGGAGCCCGCTGCCGGCGGTGACCGGCGTCGTCAACGCGGTCAAGAAGGGCGCGCCGCAGGTCTGGCCGGACAAGGCCGGCAACGTGCTGTTCGACGTCTCGATCGGCGACAAGGCGGCGACCGAGGCTGCCTTTGCGAAGGCGCATGCGGTGGCCGAAATCAACATCGTCAATCCGCGCGTGGTCGCGAGCTTCATGGAGGCGCGCGCGGCCGTCTGCGAATACGACGCCAAGCGCGATCATCTGACGCTGACCGTCGGCAGCCAGGGCAGCCATCGCCTGCGCGATATCCTCTGCCAGAACGTGCTCAACATCCCCACCGAGAAGATGCGGGTGATCTGCCCGGACGTCGGCGGCGGTTTCGGCACCAAGCTGTTTCCGTACCGCGAATACGCCTTGATGGCGGTCGCCGCGCGGCAGCTCAAGAAAGCTGTGAAATGGGCGGCCGACCGCACCGAGCACTTCATGGGCGACGCGCAGGGCCGCGACAACGTCACCACCGCCAAGATGGCGCTGGCCGAGGACGGAAAATTCCTCGCGATGGATTGCGACCTGATGGGCGACATGGGCGCGTATCTGTCGACCTTCGGCCCCTACATTCCGCATGGCGGCGCCGGCATGCTGCCGGGCCTCTACGACATCCAGGCCTTCCACTGCCGGGTGCGCACCATCTTTACCAACAGCGTGCCGGTCGATGCCTATCGCGGCGCGGGGCGGCCCGAGGCGGCTTACGTCATCGAACGCCTCGTGGACGCCTGTGCGCGAAAACTCGACATGACGCCGGACGCCATCCGGCGCAAGAATTTCATTCCGCCGAAGGCGCTGCCGTACAAGACCGCAACGGGCAAGGTCTACGATTCCGGCGACTTCGCCGCGCATCTCAAGCGCGCGATGGAGATCGGCGAGTGGAAGGAGTTTCCCAAGCGCGCCAAGGCGGCCAAGAAGAATGGCCTGATCCGCGGCATGGGCCTTGCGAGCTATGTCGAGATCTGCGGCGTGATGGGCGAGGAGACCGCCAATGTGCGGCTCGATCCCAACGGCGACGTCACCGTCCTGATCGGCACACAGTCGAGCGGGCAGGGCCACCAGACGGCTTATGCGCAGATCGTCGCCGAGCAGTTCGGCCTGCCGCCGGAGCGCGTGCACGTGCGCCAGGGCGACACCGACGAGATCGCCACGGGGCTCGGCACCGGTGGCTCGGCCTCGATCCCGTCAGGCGGCGTCAGCGTCGAGCGCGCCACGCGCGAGCTCGGGCAAAAGCTGAAGGAGATCGCGGCGCAGGCGCTGGAAGCCAGTGCCGGCGACCTCGAGCTCTCCGAAGGCGTCGTGCGGATCGCCGGCACCGACCGTTCGATGTCGTTCGCCGATCTCGCCAAGCGCGGGAGCGCCGATCCATCGAAGCTTAACGGCAGCGCGACCTTTGCCAGCGCCGACGGCACCTATCCGAACGGCACGCATCTGGCGGAAGTCGAGATCGATCCGGCCACCGGCATCATCAAGATCGTCAACTACGTGATCGTCGACGATTTCGGCAAGACGCTCAATCCGCTGCTTTTGGCGGGCCAGGTGCATGGCGGCGCCATGCAGGGCATCGGCCAGGCGCTGATGGAGCAGGTGGTCTACGGCGCCACTGACGGGCAACTGATCACCGCGACCTTCATGGACTACGCGCTGCCGCGCGCGGCGGATGGTCCGGACTTCGTGTTCGAGACCAGCAACGTTCCCTGCACGACCAATCCGCTGGGCGTGAAGGGGGCGGGCGAGGCCGGCGCGATCGGCTCCTGTCCGGCCGTCGTCAACGCCATCGTCGACGGGCTCTGGCGCGAATACAAGATCGACCACATCGACATGCCGGCCACCCCGGAGCGGGTGTGGATCGCGGTCAACGAGCACCACCGCCGTCACAGCCTTTAA